In Zingiber officinale cultivar Zhangliang chromosome 11B, Zo_v1.1, whole genome shotgun sequence, a single window of DNA contains:
- the LOC122033314 gene encoding mevalonate kinase-like — protein MFLSTGSNGERIHQNSVEVRARAPGKIILSGEHAVVHGSTAIAAAIDLHTHVSFRLDPSLPPGDEESAVDLELKDMALKFSWPSSKLREVLDDAVADPSNPASCSLERIKSISTLVEEPNIPEAMIWLSSGVSAFLHLYTSIHGYKRGKVVVTSDLPLGSGLGSSSSFCVSLAGALLSLTDAVSFDKSQTGWFKLTKAELELVNKWAFEGEKIIHGKPSGIDNTISTFGSMIQFKSGELIQIKSSAPLRMIITNTKVGRNTKVLVAGVSGRSSRHLVAMSSVFTAVDCISKELLTILESPAADDISVTAREEKIEELMEMNQGLLQCMGVSHSSIETVLQTTLKYKLTSKLTGAGGGGCVLTLLPTLLSCSIVDKVIAELESCGFQCLKAEVGGEGLEIFSR, from the exons ATGTTTTTGAGTACGGGGAGCAACGGCGAGCGAATCCACCAAAATTCTGTCGAG GTCCGAGCTCGCGCCCCTGGAAAGATCATCCTCTCCGGCGAGCACGCCGTGGTCCACGGCTCAACCGCCATAGCCGCCGCCATCGATCTACACACTCACGTCTCCTTCCGCCTCGATCCGTCACTGCCCCCTG GAGATGAGGAATCGGCCGTGGATTTGGAGCTGAAAGATATGGCCTTGAAGTTTTCTTGGCCATCATCGAAATTGAGGGAGGTTCTGGACGACGCTGTGGCCGATCCCTCGAACCCGGCTTCCTGCTCGTTGGAACGAATCAAATCGATTTCTACCCTCGTGGAGGAGCCCAACATACCGGAAGCTATGATCTGGCTCTCTTCCGGAGTTTCTGCCTTTCTTCATCTCTACACCTCGATCCATGG TTACAAGAGAGGAAAAGTGGTAGTAACTTCAGATCTTCCTCTTGGATCCGGACTGGGCTCATCTTCATCATTTTGTGTCTCACTCGCTGGTGCTCTGCTTTCATTGACTGATGCTGTAAGCTTTGACAAATCCCAAACCGGATGGTTTAAGTTGACCAAGGCTGAGCTTGAACTGGTCAATAAATGGGCGTTTGAAGGAGAGAAAATTATACACGGGAAGCCATCAGGCATCGATAATACAATAAGCACATTTG GAAGCATGATTCAATTTAAATCAGGTGAACTGATTCAAATTAAATCAAGTGCACCTCTAAGAATGATCATTACTAATACAAAGGTTGGAAGGAATACGAAAGTACTGGTTGCTGGTGTATCTGGAAGATCCTCACGGCATCTGGTTGCTATGTCTTCTGTGTTTACTGCTGTTGATTGTATTAGTAAGGAGTTGTTGACCATCTTAGAATCGCCAGCTGCTGATGACATATCTGTTACTGCAAGAGAAGAGAAGATAGAGGAACTAATGGAAATGAACCAAGGTTTACTCCAGTGCATGGGGGTAAGCCATAGTTCTATTGAAACTGTACTGCAGACGACACTGAAGTACAAATTGACCTCCAAGCTGACGGGTGCTGGTGGTGGAGGGTGTGTTTTAACACTGCTACCAACAT TGCTTTCATGTTCAATTGTCGATAAGGTCATTGCTGAGCTTGAATCATGTGGCTTCCAGTGCTTGAAAGCCGAGGTTGGTGGTGAAGGCCTTGAGATTTTCTCCAGATGA